One part of the Humulus lupulus chromosome 9, drHumLupu1.1, whole genome shotgun sequence genome encodes these proteins:
- the LOC133800584 gene encoding protein PHLOEM PROTEIN 2-LIKE A9-like — MSTTSKAHHDADVNAIISDDKKEFIFYPRGLNIVWGNDSRYWRIPSEPQPRNGKSPTAELIQVSWLEVTGSQNLETGKYKIKFYLSLKSDAFGWNGCQVYLMAKIGRRGKYKWSKIQLKDQNTSSSGSGEGTPFPSDDFEIEVPSTATDDDSKKLYFGLYEVWSGKWKGGLQIHKAVVTKVA, encoded by the exons ATGAGTACTACAAGCAAAGCGCACCACGATGCAGACGTCAATGCGATAATTTCGGATGACAAAAAA GAATTCATCTTCTATCCACGCGGACTTAATATTGTATGGGGTAACGACTCACGCTACTGGCGCATACCTTCTGAGCCTCAGCCCCGCAATGGAAA GTCTCCTACGGCGGAGCTTATACAGGTCTCTTGGCTTGAAGTAACTGGGTCTCAAAACCTAGAAACGGGGAAATATAAGATAAAATTCTATCTTTCGCTGAAGTCGGATGCCTTCGGTTGGAATGGTTGCCAAGTTTACTTAATGGCAAAGATTGGTCGACGGGGGAAGTACAAATGGTCAAAGATACAGCTCAAAGACCAAAACACTAGTTCTAGTGGATCAGGAGAGGGCACACCGTTTCCTTCTGATGATTTCGAAATCGAAGTTCCGTCCACGGCTACCGATGATGATAGCAAGAAGCTCTATTTCGGTCTCTATGAAGTGTGGAGTGGAAAATGGAAGGGAGGTCTTCAGATTCACAAGGCAGTTGTTACAAAAGTAGCTTAA